The following are from one region of the Pseudodesulfovibrio piezophilus C1TLV30 genome:
- a CDS encoding histone deacetylase, whose translation MLKAQNSLGIIFFPAFDWAISPTHPERQERLLYTQDQLREEGLFDIEGIGEYKPDVAAIEDLERVHFLFPDGGSVTTRSHRISAGGAMKAADLVMTGERERAFAMVRPPGHHAMKVVHGSRGFCTVNIEAVMIEHIRETYGHKRVAIIDTDCHHGDGSQDVYWHDPETLFISIHQDGRTLYPGSGFPQELGGPGAMGRTLNIPLPPNTSDEGFLMAMERVVMPILDDFKPDIIINSAGQDNHFSDPITNMNFSARGYAALNEMLRPDIAVLEGGYSIQGALPYINLGICLAMAGVDFSHIREPNYNPEQVRQSSRTTEYIEELCSQLPRLYFDPPAFKSGKDTSQGILSGDTFVRHRQIFYDTDGINEVQQENLTVCPKCRGLLKIETRADSGPLCLGVEIPIDACPECRSKGYQLVEEGQLKGNYRYIQLINRLDKEYVRFGF comes from the coding sequence ATGCTCAAGGCACAGAACTCACTTGGAATCATTTTTTTCCCGGCTTTTGATTGGGCCATTTCCCCCACGCATCCCGAACGGCAGGAGCGGCTTCTCTACACGCAGGACCAATTGCGGGAAGAAGGGCTTTTCGACATCGAGGGAATAGGAGAATACAAACCGGATGTTGCCGCTATCGAAGACCTGGAGAGGGTGCATTTCCTGTTTCCTGATGGTGGCAGTGTCACGACGCGCTCCCATCGCATCTCGGCGGGGGGGGCCATGAAAGCCGCTGATCTCGTCATGACGGGGGAACGCGAACGGGCCTTTGCCATGGTTCGTCCTCCCGGTCATCATGCCATGAAGGTCGTTCACGGGTCGCGTGGCTTCTGTACTGTCAACATCGAAGCCGTGATGATCGAACATATCCGGGAAACATACGGGCATAAGCGTGTGGCTATTATTGACACCGACTGCCATCACGGTGATGGTTCGCAGGATGTCTACTGGCATGATCCCGAGACGTTGTTCATCTCCATTCATCAGGACGGGCGCACACTGTATCCCGGCTCCGGTTTTCCCCAGGAGTTGGGTGGTCCCGGTGCCATGGGGCGGACTCTGAACATCCCGCTGCCCCCCAATACTTCGGATGAAGGATTTCTCATGGCCATGGAAAGGGTGGTCATGCCCATTCTCGATGATTTCAAACCGGACATCATCATCAATTCGGCAGGTCAGGACAACCACTTTTCCGACCCTATCACCAACATGAACTTTTCTGCCCGTGGCTATGCCGCGCTCAATGAGATGCTCAGGCCGGATATCGCTGTCTTGGAGGGTGGCTACTCCATTCAGGGAGCCTTGCCATATATTAATCTGGGCATTTGCCTCGCCATGGCCGGGGTGGACTTTTCCCATATCCGGGAGCCGAATTACAATCCTGAACAGGTACGTCAATCCTCCCGGACGACGGAATACATTGAGGAGCTGTGCTCCCAACTCCCACGGTTGTACTTTGACCCACCAGCGTTCAAAAGCGGCAAGGATACTTCACAGGGAATTCTCTCCGGGGACACTTTTGTACGACATCGGCAGATCTTTTACGATACGGATGGCATCAATGAGGTTCAGCAGGAAAACCTGACCGTTTGCCCGAAGTGCCGAGGGCTGCTCAAAATCGAAACGCGTGCGGATTCCGGTCCGCTTTGTCTCGGCGTGGAAATACCCATTGACGCCTGCCCTGAGTGCAGAAGCAAAGGCTATCAGTTGGTGGAAGAAGGGCAACTGAAGGGGAACTACCGATATATTCAACTGATCAACCGCCTGGACAAGGAGTATGTCCGGTTCGGTTTTTGA
- the uvrA gene encoding excinuclease ABC subunit UvrA produces the protein MTKSAPNHSIHIEGARHHNLKDLTLDIPRDKLVVVCGPSGSGKSTLAFDIVYAEGQRRYVESLSAYARQFLPQMDKPDVDKVEGLSPAISLEQQTATRNPRSTVGTVTEVYDFLRVFYARLGKFYCPKCGKPIEAQTTDQIVKTILAMEEGTKLMLLAPLVEHQKGTHKDLFSKLKKDGFVRVRVGGQIYPIDEVPDLEKHKKHTIDLVIDRLVIKDGIKKRLADSVELALEHGEERMIVTVVGGNAPGDTFMSTLSTCPACKISMPRLTPQLFSFNSPQGACPTCNGIGSVEYFEPDLISPNKGLSLNQGGVIPWKSAYRQEQYGPQLKKLGKKHGFTLDTPLSDYTKDGWDALFHGCSETGWPGIVPILEYGQQQSGVWDHWTARYKQSTPCPACHGARLRPEVLAVRVADKNMFEFASMSIQRALDWLNGLNFTGQETLISEPLLKELTHKLGFMVNVGLEYISLGRNMSTLSGGEAQRIRLASQLGSGLVGVTYVLDEPSIGLHPRDNQRLIDTLRSLQTRGNTVLVVEHDEPTILEADHVIEIGPSSGWLGGEIVFQGPVDKLLKADTLTGKYLRGDIVIEPPETRRTPTDSIVIKNVETNNLKNLDVDIPLGVMTCVTGVSGSGKSSLVMDSLYKHLQLFNGNKADNPGKIGGIEGLDKIEKVISIDQTPIGRTPRSNPATYTKIFDEIRKIFTGSKEARTRGYKPGRFSFNVKGGRCEACKGDGQIRVEMHFLPDVYVTCETCKGKRYNAQTLEVEYKGKNIADVLDMTVRQAREFFANHPPLMRRLDVLSEVGLDYIKLGQAATTLSGGEAQRIKISRELGKRNLPGALYILDEPTTGLHMHEVGKLIRVLHALVDKGATVIVIEHNTDVINGSDHVIDLGPGGGEHGGQIVASGTPEEIIANPNSVTGAFLKK, from the coding sequence ATGACCAAATCCGCACCGAATCATTCCATCCATATAGAAGGCGCCCGCCATCACAATCTCAAGGACCTGACCCTCGACATCCCCCGCGACAAGCTCGTGGTGGTCTGTGGGCCATCCGGGTCGGGCAAATCAACTCTGGCCTTTGACATCGTCTATGCCGAAGGCCAACGCCGCTACGTGGAGTCTCTCTCCGCCTATGCCCGCCAGTTCCTGCCCCAGATGGACAAACCGGATGTGGACAAGGTGGAGGGGCTTTCCCCCGCCATATCACTGGAGCAACAGACCGCGACGAGAAATCCCCGATCCACCGTGGGAACCGTCACCGAGGTCTATGATTTTCTGCGAGTCTTCTATGCCAGGCTCGGCAAATTCTATTGCCCGAAGTGCGGAAAGCCCATCGAGGCTCAGACCACCGACCAAATAGTGAAAACAATCCTCGCCATGGAAGAGGGCACCAAACTCATGCTGCTCGCCCCCTTGGTCGAGCACCAGAAGGGAACGCACAAGGATCTCTTTTCCAAGCTTAAAAAAGATGGGTTCGTCCGTGTCCGTGTCGGCGGCCAAATCTATCCCATCGATGAAGTGCCCGACCTGGAAAAGCACAAGAAACACACCATCGACTTGGTAATAGACCGTCTCGTCATCAAGGACGGCATCAAAAAACGCCTTGCCGATTCCGTGGAACTCGCCCTGGAACACGGCGAGGAACGCATGATCGTCACCGTGGTCGGTGGCAATGCTCCCGGCGACACCTTCATGTCCACGCTTTCAACATGCCCGGCCTGTAAAATATCCATGCCGCGCCTCACCCCACAGCTCTTTTCCTTCAACTCGCCTCAGGGAGCCTGCCCCACCTGCAACGGCATTGGCTCGGTGGAATATTTCGAACCGGACCTTATTTCACCCAACAAGGGACTCTCCCTCAACCAAGGCGGCGTCATCCCCTGGAAGTCCGCCTACCGTCAGGAACAATACGGCCCGCAACTCAAAAAGTTGGGCAAAAAACACGGATTTACGCTCGACACCCCCCTGTCCGACTACACCAAGGACGGCTGGGACGCCCTCTTCCACGGGTGTTCCGAAACCGGCTGGCCCGGCATCGTGCCCATCCTCGAATACGGACAACAACAATCTGGCGTCTGGGACCACTGGACCGCTCGCTACAAGCAATCAACACCCTGTCCGGCCTGCCATGGCGCACGACTGCGCCCTGAGGTTCTGGCTGTCCGCGTGGCCGATAAAAACATGTTCGAATTCGCCTCCATGTCCATCCAACGGGCACTGGACTGGCTCAACGGACTGAATTTCACCGGCCAGGAAACCCTCATCTCCGAACCATTGCTCAAAGAACTGACCCACAAGCTTGGCTTCATGGTCAATGTCGGACTTGAGTACATCTCCCTTGGCCGCAACATGAGCACGCTCTCCGGTGGCGAAGCCCAGCGTATCCGCCTCGCTTCCCAACTCGGTTCCGGCCTGGTTGGTGTCACCTATGTCCTCGACGAACCGTCCATCGGTCTGCACCCCCGAGACAACCAACGGCTCATCGATACACTCCGCTCACTCCAGACGCGTGGCAACACCGTCCTCGTGGTTGAACACGATGAACCAACCATTCTTGAAGCGGATCATGTCATCGAAATCGGCCCCAGCTCGGGCTGGCTTGGCGGTGAAATCGTTTTCCAGGGGCCAGTAGACAAACTGCTCAAGGCAGACACGCTGACCGGCAAATACCTGCGAGGTGATATCGTCATTGAACCACCGGAAACGCGCCGCACGCCCACAGATTCGATTGTTATCAAGAATGTCGAGACCAACAACCTCAAGAATCTCGATGTGGATATTCCTCTTGGTGTCATGACCTGCGTGACCGGCGTGTCTGGCTCGGGTAAGTCGTCCCTTGTCATGGACTCGCTCTACAAGCATCTGCAATTGTTCAATGGGAACAAGGCGGACAACCCCGGAAAGATCGGTGGAATCGAGGGCCTCGACAAAATCGAAAAGGTCATATCCATCGACCAAACGCCCATTGGCAGGACTCCTCGCTCCAACCCCGCCACCTACACCAAGATTTTCGATGAGATCAGGAAAATATTTACCGGCTCCAAAGAGGCCCGAACCCGAGGCTACAAACCTGGCCGATTCTCCTTCAACGTCAAGGGCGGGCGATGCGAGGCCTGCAAGGGGGACGGACAAATCAGGGTGGAAATGCATTTCCTGCCCGACGTCTACGTCACCTGTGAAACCTGCAAAGGCAAGCGCTACAACGCCCAGACTCTCGAAGTGGAATACAAGGGCAAGAATATCGCTGATGTTCTCGACATGACAGTACGGCAGGCCCGCGAATTCTTTGCCAACCATCCTCCGCTCATGCGGCGGCTTGACGTGCTCTCCGAAGTCGGCCTCGACTACATCAAGCTCGGACAGGCAGCCACCACGCTCTCCGGCGGCGAAGCCCAGCGTATCAAGATTTCACGCGAACTCGGCAAACGGAACCTGCCCGGCGCACTCTATATCCTTGATGAACCGACCACAGGCTTGCACATGCATGAAGTCGGCAAGCTCATCCGGGTACTCCATGCCCTGGTGGACAAAGGAGCCACCGTCATCGTCATCGAACATAATACCGATGTCATAAACGGGTCCGACCACGTTATCGATCTCGGCCCTGGCGGCGGAGAACACGGCGGGCAGATAGTCGCCTCCGGCACCCCGGAAGAGATCATCGCCAACCCGAATTCCGTGACCGGGGCATTTCTGAAAAAATAA
- a CDS encoding YciI family protein — protein sequence MFIITLTYIKPLETIDALIPEHRAFLTRHYANGTFLFSGPKIPRNGGIIIATGESREAMEAVISEDPFHREQAAKYEIVEFTPAMTAEALNDFCTA from the coding sequence ATGTTCATCATTACGCTGACCTATATCAAGCCCCTTGAAACGATCGATGCCCTCATCCCTGAACATCGTGCATTCCTCACCCGCCACTACGCAAACGGCACTTTTCTTTTTTCCGGCCCGAAAATTCCGCGCAACGGTGGCATTATCATCGCAACAGGAGAGTCACGAGAAGCGATGGAAGCGGTCATAAGCGAAGACCCGTTTCACCGCGAACAGGCTGCAAAGTATGAAATAGTGGAATTCACCCCCGCCATGACCGCAGAAGCTCTGAACGACTTCTGCACAGCCTAA
- a CDS encoding hydantoinase/oxoprolinase family protein, with protein MLLGIDVGGTHTDAVAITVDTGVGVMASCKVPTRHDDLLRSVTEALETILGKVDKDAVTQLNLSTTLSTNAIVQGQTEDVGVIVSSGPGIDPHNSMLCRDFHVVEGSIDHRGNEIKSLSSRQLSDAVDACRANGVRVFAAVSKFSTRNPRHENVIRRSICQCRETDQCDHADFVTLGHQLGGALNFPRRVATAYFNCSVWRLYNDFATAVEKALHDMGLAHVKVNMLKADGGTMPLPQSRTMPVQSIFSGPAASVMGIVALTDIFLDSVILDIGGTTTDIAVFADGAPLIEREGIAIGSHPTLVSALKVRSIGIGGDSAISVVGKDVRVGPNRFGPSVCFGGARVTLTDALNVTGVGQVGDIEASAKALDTFAARYSMSGQDVAGAAVDYAAQAIHSATRELTDEINSKPVYTIHELVEDKRVVPKKVYLMGGPAQALRESLHECFQLATEVPENYDVANAIGAALTRTTWELELFADTQRHVLFIPSLSHRENIHSSYDLGDAKKDAVNHLTRQLDSMGVSLEREDAQVTHSSSFNMIEGMNQVGRNIRVKCQVRPGVVATLVGR; from the coding sequence ATGTTACTTGGAATTGATGTTGGCGGGACGCATACCGATGCTGTCGCCATCACTGTGGATACGGGTGTAGGCGTGATGGCTTCCTGCAAGGTGCCGACTCGACATGATGATCTGTTGCGGTCCGTGACTGAGGCTTTGGAAACCATTTTGGGTAAAGTGGACAAGGATGCGGTGACACAGCTTAATTTGTCCACGACCTTGTCGACCAATGCCATTGTCCAGGGGCAGACCGAAGATGTGGGAGTCATTGTTTCGTCCGGTCCCGGCATTGATCCGCATAACTCCATGCTGTGCCGGGATTTTCATGTTGTTGAAGGGTCCATTGATCATCGGGGGAATGAAATAAAGTCCCTTTCCTCCCGTCAACTCAGTGATGCTGTGGATGCCTGCCGCGCCAATGGGGTGCGTGTCTTCGCCGCAGTCAGTAAATTTTCCACGCGCAATCCGCGCCATGAAAACGTTATTCGTCGTTCCATTTGTCAGTGTCGTGAAACCGATCAATGCGATCACGCGGATTTCGTCACTTTGGGACATCAATTGGGCGGTGCGCTCAATTTTCCGCGACGGGTGGCTACCGCCTATTTCAATTGTTCGGTTTGGCGTCTCTATAATGACTTTGCCACGGCGGTGGAAAAGGCTCTCCATGATATGGGGTTGGCTCACGTCAAGGTCAACATGCTCAAGGCGGATGGCGGTACCATGCCTTTGCCGCAATCGCGTACCATGCCGGTGCAGTCCATCTTTTCCGGTCCGGCCGCCTCGGTCATGGGGATTGTCGCTTTGACAGATATCTTTCTGGATTCAGTCATTCTCGATATCGGAGGAACCACCACTGATATCGCCGTGTTTGCCGATGGCGCGCCCCTTATCGAACGGGAGGGCATTGCCATTGGCTCCCACCCAACGCTTGTCTCTGCTCTGAAGGTCCGATCTATCGGAATTGGTGGGGATTCCGCCATCTCCGTGGTCGGGAAAGACGTCCGTGTCGGCCCTAACAGGTTTGGCCCATCCGTGTGTTTCGGTGGGGCGAGGGTGACTCTGACCGATGCGCTTAACGTGACAGGAGTTGGACAGGTTGGGGATATCGAGGCGTCGGCAAAGGCTCTCGATACTTTTGCGGCCCGGTATTCCATGTCCGGTCAGGATGTGGCCGGTGCTGCCGTGGATTACGCGGCTCAAGCCATTCACTCGGCAACTCGGGAACTGACTGATGAGATCAATTCCAAGCCGGTCTACACCATTCATGAACTGGTGGAAGACAAGCGTGTGGTCCCGAAAAAAGTCTATCTCATGGGTGGACCGGCTCAAGCGCTCCGGGAATCGCTTCACGAGTGCTTCCAGCTTGCCACGGAAGTACCGGAAAACTACGATGTGGCCAACGCCATCGGTGCAGCCCTGACTCGCACAACATGGGAATTGGAGTTGTTCGCAGATACTCAACGACATGTCCTGTTCATTCCTTCCTTGTCCCACCGTGAGAATATTCACTCGTCCTATGACCTGGGGGATGCGAAGAAGGACGCCGTAAATCATTTGACCAGGCAGCTCGATTCCATGGGGGTTTCCCTGGAGCGGGAAGATGCCCAGGTAACCCATTCCTCCAGCTTCAACATGATTGAAGGAATGAATCAGGTCGGCAGGAACATTCGGGTCAAATGTCAGGTTCGGCCTGGTGTTGTCGCAACCCTGGTTGGGAGATAG
- the waaF gene encoding lipopolysaccharide heptosyltransferase II, whose translation MSEYTKIGVWQTAFLGDAVLTLPLLHALKTRYPKAEIHFFVRSGVESVFTAQPEITRVRPFAKRGAQKSLSSAVRYGWELGREGFDLWISAHKSFRSALISGATGINRRIGYDQPWFNTLAYTETVSRRFADLEEIERLFQLLKPLGIDAPAPKASLSISDETRQDAEQFWRAHCGNRPVLGLHPGSTWPTKCWPVEYFSEIVTRAARAGAQVLIFAGPDERDVAAQVQAGAEVEGSVNVLNLGGELTLPQLAAYLGKLNAYLTNDSGPMHLAWAQDTPLVALFGPTVRELGFFPRGDNSTVAEIPLECRPCGLHGPRRCPLNHHDCMRRLTPDMVWEMLRRKLFTEPFDQSVF comes from the coding sequence ATGAGCGAATACACCAAAATCGGCGTCTGGCAGACAGCCTTTCTCGGCGATGCCGTCCTGACTCTGCCCTTGTTGCACGCCCTCAAAACCCGCTACCCAAAAGCGGAAATCCACTTTTTCGTCCGCAGTGGCGTCGAGTCTGTCTTTACGGCCCAGCCGGAGATCACCCGCGTTCGCCCCTTTGCCAAACGAGGTGCGCAAAAATCCCTTTCCTCAGCGGTTCGGTATGGCTGGGAACTCGGCAGGGAAGGCTTCGATCTCTGGATTTCAGCGCACAAGAGTTTCCGCTCCGCCTTGATAAGCGGAGCCACCGGCATCAATCGGCGTATCGGCTATGATCAACCATGGTTCAACACGCTGGCCTATACAGAAACCGTTTCGCGCCGCTTTGCAGACCTGGAGGAAATAGAACGCCTCTTCCAACTACTCAAGCCCCTTGGCATCGACGCGCCCGCTCCCAAGGCGTCACTCTCGATATCCGACGAGACACGACAGGATGCGGAACAATTCTGGAGAGCACACTGTGGCAATCGCCCGGTGCTTGGCCTGCACCCCGGCTCCACATGGCCCACCAAATGCTGGCCCGTGGAATATTTCAGCGAGATAGTCACTCGCGCAGCCCGTGCCGGAGCGCAGGTGCTCATTTTCGCAGGACCGGATGAACGGGACGTCGCAGCCCAGGTTCAGGCAGGAGCCGAGGTCGAAGGTTCTGTCAATGTTCTCAATCTGGGTGGAGAATTGACGCTCCCACAGCTGGCCGCCTACCTTGGCAAACTCAACGCCTATCTGACAAATGACTCCGGCCCGATGCACCTTGCCTGGGCCCAGGACACCCCTTTGGTCGCCCTGTTCGGCCCCACTGTCAGAGAACTGGGCTTCTTCCCGCGCGGCGACAACTCCACCGTGGCCGAGATTCCCCTTGAGTGTCGGCCATGCGGCCTGCACGGTCCCAGGCGGTGCCCGCTGAACCACCACGACTGTATGCGCCGCCTGACTCCCGACATGGTCTGGGAGATGCTTCGAAGAAAACTCTTCACCGAGCCCTTTGACCAAAGCGTTTTTTGA
- a CDS encoding DUF4079 family protein gives MLWFHPALQIFATLVGLYAASLGMKRFLARHFEMRTRFPWKRHVTVGQIALSLWLLGMIGGMTVARLKWEVNFVTGAHYKTAFAMLPLLILGGASGLYMDKKKARRKILPLAHAACNLILLALALWQFRTGFQVIKDFIL, from the coding sequence ATGCTCTGGTTTCATCCGGCTCTCCAGATATTCGCCACCTTGGTGGGGCTGTACGCGGCCTCCCTTGGAATGAAACGATTTCTGGCCCGACATTTTGAAATGCGCACACGCTTTCCCTGGAAACGGCATGTGACAGTGGGACAGATAGCCCTGTCCCTCTGGTTACTCGGCATGATAGGCGGCATGACCGTCGCCCGCCTCAAATGGGAAGTGAACTTCGTGACAGGCGCTCACTACAAAACAGCGTTCGCCATGCTCCCGCTTCTCATTCTGGGGGGCGCTTCAGGCCTCTATATGGACAAGAAAAAGGCTCGCAGAAAAATACTGCCCCTGGCCCACGCTGCTTGCAACCTGATATTACTTGCCCTGGCGTTATGGCAATTCAGGACAGGCTTTCAGGTCATCAAGGATTTCATCCTGTAA
- a CDS encoding 3D domain-containing protein → MKRVFLFLLVFWVIAGSTLVVLGLHVPNPIFWKTLDVTVTAYNSTKGQTQGNPFVAAWGDRLKPGMDAVAVSRDLIPLGLGHEAEVYIEGVGGPYTVLDKMNRRFEKRVDVYFGVDVAEAREFGEMETTIYWR, encoded by the coding sequence ATGAAACGGGTTTTCTTGTTTCTTCTTGTTTTCTGGGTGATCGCCGGTTCAACTCTTGTTGTTCTCGGGCTGCATGTGCCGAACCCCATTTTTTGGAAGACGCTTGATGTGACGGTTACAGCCTATAACTCCACCAAAGGACAGACCCAGGGAAACCCTTTTGTGGCTGCATGGGGTGATCGGCTCAAGCCCGGAATGGATGCTGTGGCCGTGTCTCGAGATCTAATCCCCCTGGGGCTTGGGCACGAAGCCGAAGTCTATATCGAAGGCGTGGGTGGTCCCTATACCGTGTTGGACAAGATGAATCGGCGCTTTGAGAAGCGGGTGGATGTCTATTTCGGCGTGGATGTAGCCGAGGCCCGTGAATTCGGCGAGATGGAGACGACGATTTACTGGCGATAA